One window from the genome of Rariglobus hedericola encodes:
- a CDS encoding methyl-accepting chemotaxis protein: MKRFSLPLQLGLYIAASVLLTLAVAAGLYSLVRYTQRDSEGHIDIIRTSKDSAYRLLEESSLAHAALNTSLRIKDPDELESALAKLKTGTEAINALITTFGEPGTPLKTAYGRETEAGTKSIGFLLAGENARAFENLLEAVNPAHDSFLSALKAYNDLCDARVRESENEAAVMLARRLKIVFSLSAAGLLMIIVLGWFFRRRITARLRVVTTEIATAADLVASHASRAAEMSETLSRDACSQAASLEETSASLNEISSLSKANHEQSQTAATVAAEARSAAEEGTREIAALQIAMRDIESSSDAIGKIIKGIDEIAFQTNILALNAAVEAARAGEAGAGFAVVADEVRALAQRAAAASRDTADRISESIERSRRGAALGNRAAKCLETIVSRAAQVDDITRQIATALNEQDQGIHQVNAAISQIDTLTQSGAANAEQGAASATELQGQSAILGKSVVTLEQLAGVSAAATT; this comes from the coding sequence ATGAAACGTTTCAGCCTGCCCCTTCAACTGGGTCTCTACATCGCCGCTTCCGTCCTGCTCACCCTCGCCGTGGCCGCCGGTTTGTATTCACTGGTTCGTTACACACAGAGGGACTCCGAAGGACACATCGACATCATCCGAACCAGCAAGGACAGCGCCTATCGCCTGCTCGAGGAATCCTCGCTGGCCCATGCCGCCCTCAACACCTCCCTGCGCATCAAGGACCCGGACGAACTTGAGTCGGCGCTTGCCAAACTCAAGACCGGCACCGAAGCGATCAACGCGCTCATCACCACCTTCGGTGAACCGGGAACTCCCTTAAAAACCGCCTACGGGCGGGAGACCGAGGCAGGGACCAAAAGCATCGGGTTTCTCCTCGCCGGTGAAAACGCCCGCGCGTTTGAAAACCTTCTGGAAGCGGTCAATCCCGCCCACGACAGTTTCCTCAGCGCGTTGAAGGCCTACAATGACCTCTGCGACGCCCGCGTGCGTGAGTCGGAAAACGAAGCCGCCGTCATGCTCGCCAGACGTCTCAAAATCGTCTTCAGCCTCTCTGCCGCCGGTCTGCTCATGATCATCGTGCTCGGCTGGTTTTTCCGCCGTCGCATCACCGCCCGGCTGCGCGTCGTCACCACCGAGATCGCCACCGCCGCCGATCTGGTGGCCAGCCATGCCAGCCGTGCCGCCGAGATGAGCGAGACCCTTTCCCGCGACGCCTGCAGCCAGGCCGCTTCCCTCGAGGAAACCAGCGCCTCGCTCAACGAGATCAGCAGCCTGTCGAAGGCCAACCACGAGCAGTCGCAGACCGCCGCCACCGTTGCCGCGGAAGCACGCTCCGCCGCCGAAGAAGGCACCCGCGAAATCGCCGCGCTCCAAATCGCCATGCGCGACATCGAGTCTTCCAGCGACGCCATCGGTAAAATTATCAAGGGCATCGACGAGATCGCCTTCCAGACCAACATCCTCGCCCTCAACGCCGCCGTCGAGGCCGCCCGCGCGGGTGAGGCCGGCGCAGGGTTTGCCGTCGTCGCCGACGAAGTGCGCGCCCTGGCCCAGCGCGCCGCCGCCGCCTCTCGCGACACCGCCGATCGTATCTCTGAATCCATCGAACGCAGCCGTCGCGGTGCCGCCCTCGGCAATCGCGCCGCCAAATGCCTCGAAACCATCGTCAGTCGCGCCGCCCAGGTCGACGATATCACCCGCCAGATTGCCACCGCCCTCAACGAACAGGATCAGGGTATTCATCAGGTGAATGCCGCCATCAGCCAGATCGACACCCTGACCCAGTCCGGAGCCGCCAACGCCGAGCAAGGCGCCGCCAGCGCGACCGAACTCCAAGGCCAGTCCGCAATCCTCGGCAAATCTGTCGTCACCCTCGAACAGCTCGCCGGCGTCTCGGCTGCGGCCACGACCTGA